The Schistocerca gregaria isolate iqSchGreg1 chromosome 2, iqSchGreg1.2, whole genome shotgun sequence genome contains the following window.
agctaacggttcaaagttaataccagtgttgccaacttgctggcCAAAACTCTTCTGCTTTCGTACGGTATCTTTACTTCCCGAAATACCTTCTTATATGAAATGTTCCGATTTACCCACTTGACATTCCATTTCCTAGCGTCAACAGCTTCACacactatttccaaatgacaaaatgtcagTCTGTCAACTCAGCAACAgtgacttaaaaataaaaatgttagtcGTTAAATACAAGTAAACTCACATCAACCTgaataccagcatgcaaaacaaGCACATAGTTATGTACAAACTTAATACATTTGCTTGACTCTTTAACGTCTTTAGTGCCACGAAGTATTACATTGTCCTGTACAAATTTTGCTTAGAAGTATTTTATGGTTCATCAGTGGCTGAGATTTTAAGTAATTCTCCAATAACTGGTTTAGAATTTTGTGGTTACAATGTTGCCATCGATTTGTCAAATGTCATACGCAGAATGTAATGAGCTGTTGATTGTCTCTTTGGGTAAATTGCACGACTTCTAAGATGGAAACATACCTgctaaaacacttttttttttattaaggaacGGTAATCAGTGATCTGAAAAATAAAGTGTAATATCGGTTTGTTATCCAACAACATCAGaaatataatttcataaaaaattttcaCGAAGCCATACAAATTCCTGAACATGAGATTGCTCTTATGAACTACGTTTTTCAACACTGAAGTTGCTATTTAATATTACTGTACAAATGTCAGTGGGTTCCATATTTTCATGTTTACCACACAAATAGCTATTTAATTACAGGCTTGTCAGTGGAATAGAGTACTGTCTCTTCTCCTACATTTTACTCTTGTTTACATTACACATCATAACATATTTAGTATGGATAATGCAAAAATTTATTTAACTAGCaaaattcatctgaaaaaatgcaaaaaagaaatttttcCTTCAGGAAGAAAATTCTTAATTTTCTTGGTACAGTACAAGATTTTTACAATAATTTAACGAATTCATATGGCTATATCTTTACACACACATATTAATGTATATTCTTACCATCTCCTTTAAAATATAAGTAGTTATTTTATTGCCTATGCCATCTATAGGAAAACATGTACACCGATGAAAGATAAATTTTAGGTTTTGCTGATCTATCACACATGATGCCTGCTTACTCTATTTGAATACGACCTGGCAGATTATAAGAAGGTAAGCTTCATAACTGGAGCCCATTCCAATACAATTCTTCTGTGTTTGTGAGACCAATCATGCTGTCATTAATCTACAATCATTTCAAGAATAAGTGCTAGGAGACTTCAGCAGGGCCACCCTGACAGAAAGATTCATCTTCCATCACATCAGTACATCATGCTGAAAATGTATTACAGTATGACATCAAAGAAAAATCTTGCAGGCCCTGCTGTTTTATTACCTGTGATGACAACACTCTTCTATTGGTAGGAGGATTCTACGAGATTATATCTACATCAGGCACAGCTCATAGTTAAAGGCTCCAAGCATATTGCGGCAAAttgttatttttcaatattttgtaaCAGAATTTCAACAATCAGGATACATTTCAAATATTTCCTAAATGGAGTTCAATAACAGTTGTCACCATTTTTAGAATTATCGATAAAGGCTAATGTTTTCCCGAACTTGTAGGCTACGCATTGATATGCCAGTTAGTTCACTGTAGTAGCGATTTGGAGATGTGGCTTCTGCCACGATTTTCAGATTGTGCTGCTCATAACGAGTGGACCAGCCCAGTGACTGAACCTTCACTCTGGAATCCCTGTCTCGGTTTATCTCTATTATTCTCTGATCTGTCATTAATGAATGTTCAGAAACAACCTTTTCATCATGTTAGTGTTCCATAGTGCGAACTCATAAATGTCTTATACTGGATATGCAAAAAACATTAACAGTTTCAAGTGGAGAATgaaaatgcaaaaaagaaaaaaaaagaaaagcatatAGTTTAGCTAACAATTCTTATTTGGTGGTTTTCGTATTTGTTCTTGTGTATCACAAAAATGTGCAGCTTAAGTGATACATTGCATTAAAGAGCTCTTCAAAAGGCGTCATTTTTAGTACAGTTTGCTCAAAATGTTACGAGATGTGACTGGTGATTTAACAATCTCAGGAAACGCGATGCTGGTGAGTAAATATGCTTTGTGTAGATTTTATCTTGGCGTTAGTTTTTATCATTGTTTGGTAGTTGATTGCGAAATGGAGACGATGTCTGCAGTTTTTAGTTCATATTAATAAATGTTGCAAACTTCCACAGTGTTAAAACTATGAGCTGTGCCTGACCTGcgtatacaaggtgattcagctgacCCCACTGATAGATTTTACCAAAAATATAACACCTACATAATCCATACATGAGAGTTTCCCATATTCTCTTGCTCACTATGTACAAAGTAatagtcctgcagaaaaaatgaacaggacctcgtTATAAAAAATTTACTGTAGTTCAATTTTTAATTGGGGGTACATTTTCGATGAGGGCCTCAGTTTTCGAGTTATACAAGGAGAATGCATTTGGaaaacatttttgtatgtttttattcAATGATACGAAAAGCCCTAATACAATGTATTGCAGTAcagaatttaatttaattaaatttgctacaaaaagttaCTATAGCACTAATAGTTTGGATgcaggagaatatgaaaattttgtgcATACTTTGAAGATATTGCGACTTGCATAGGAGCTATGGCTAGCTTCAAATGAATCATCCTGTAGTGAGGAAAAGAAGGAGATGTTTCGCATCCTTCATTCATATTATTCCTACTGCAAATATCGCAAATAAATACATAACTGCATATCGCATCTCAAACTGAGTACATTACCAGATAACTGAGCATTCTTCATGTTGTAAAAATAGAGGAAATCTgttatttgagatattactgattAAGAAGTCATCTGGTACGATAACTCCAGGTGACATAATGGAATCAGAGGTATAACTCACTCTGATAGTTATTAGgtctttactatcaaaaacagtcttgatcacaatttatttattgttgTGACTGGttttccagcagaaagaggttcttactcattggtcagaAGATGACCACtgtagtggtcgaaactggtcaccaaaaaaaaaaaaaaatgtgatctagactgtttttgatagtaaatatttataacacattcatcactgtcactcccataatgtattcaaaagttatTATGTGTTTGACCGCTGTCATCAGAACCAGGGCACAGAAGTCCTTCTGCTGGGAAGAGCACTGAGGCATTTCACCTGCCTCACTCTGACAACACATTTGACATCGGCGTCATTGAGAATTCTGAGCAGCTCTTCACCTTCCACTATAGCACTCTTCTCCAGGCAGAAGGGCTCGTCCTCCAGGAGAGGTTCGTCTTCGGGCGCCGGTGCGACGGGCAGCACTTGCCTGACCGTGCCCGCTGCAGACGTCAATTCGAAGCTGAAGCGGAAGTTGGAGGCGTTCTCGTGGAGGCCGACGTAGTGCAGTGCGGCGAGCAGGCGCGCGCCGCCCGAGTCGAGCCGGTAGCGGAAGACGAAGACATCTCCAGAGTCGGCGACGACGAGCCGGTGGCCGCGATCGACGCGCAGCAGTGCGCCCGCGTCCAGGTGGCAGCCGGCGGGCAGTGCGCGGTCAGCGTGCGCGTCGGCGATGTGCGCGGCCAGGTGGTGGGGGGGCGCGCGCCACGCACATCCAGGGAGCGCGCACGGCGCGAGGCGCGCGTCGCAGCAGCGCTGGTGGCGCACGAGCGCGTCGAGGCCTGCGCGGTACTGGCAGCCGCGCGCGCGGTTCTGGCAGGGCGCGTCGCGCACGGCGCGCGCCACCGCCTCGAGCCGCGAGTCGCGCAGCTCGAGCACCAGGTCTCCGCAGAGCGGGCAGGCGCCGCGGTGGTGGCGCGCGCACACGCTGTGGCCCTCCGTGCACAGCCGGATGGGCGCCGCCATCAGCCGGCCGCACGAGCCGGGGCACCGCAGGCTCTGCAGCACCGACTCCAGGGACTCTGTCGTCTCTTCCACTACATCCACTGCGCCGTCACCCATAACTGAACACAGTCCCTCAGCCTTCAGATCCGTTACCTTTGAATGAAATGCAACTCGTCAGTTAGGGCTCCAATAACCACTGAGTTTACAAAGTttaccccccccccaaaaaaaaaaggtgAATTCTGTTTAGAGTACCTCGGATGCTCAGAACTGTGTAAGAATGTTCTTAGAATGCTGAGAGTTCTGAAAGTCTCATTACAGGCTTTTAGGACCTGTAGAGTGGAGTGAGTTTGGAATATTTTTAAAAGGAATTCATATCCATAAATGTACCATTTCCATGTTACAACCACTTTGaagcatgtttgctaggtaggtatgcaacaggtaGTCCTGGTGAGGGGTGGTTAGGTCAGATCAGCTGGTATCATTTGACATTTGTCGTACCTCTCTGATCTGGTTCCAGTGtcagtgttagagaaacatggctGAGTACATGTTTGCAGAATGCTTAGACATGATGCTTCTAAATGGTGTTCATGGTAGTGGAAGAGTTTCTTGTCACCTTTATTGAGGATCGATGGCCctggtagtctggtcccttcaatcccacaaatcaACCTTTATTGACTTTGTTCTTCACAACATCTGACTATATTGGATACCCTTTTCGCCATAATCACACAACAGCTTTGGGAGTGGGTACCTTCATCATTGGCTGGGGTGAGTGTGATGCTCTATGGAGACACTGAACATCTGAATTGGTATGATTCTCTATGGAGATGCCCT
Protein-coding sequences here:
- the LOC126335250 gene encoding E3 ubiquitin-protein ligase SIAH1B-like, whose product is MGDGAVDVVEETTESLESVLQSLRCPGSCGRLMAAPIRLCTEGHSVCARHHRGACPLCGDLVLELRDSRLEAVARAVRDAPCQNRARGCQYRAGLDALVRHQRCCDARLAPCALPGCAWRAPPHHLAAHIADAHADRALPAGCHLDAGALLRVDRGHRLVVADSGDVFVFRYRLDSGGARLLAALHYVGLHENASNFRFSFELTSAAGTVRQVLPVAPAPEDEPLLEDEPFCLEKSAIVEGEELLRILNDADVKCVVRVRQVKCLSALPSRRTSVPWF